The Sphingorhabdus sp. Alg231-15 genome has a segment encoding these proteins:
- a CDS encoding TrmH family RNA methyltransferase, which produces MSSRKPVIILVKPQLGENIGKAARAMLNFGLTDMRIVDPRDGWPNPSAGPTAAGADSVLEDAQVFATTAEAVADCSHVYATTVRKRGMTKEILTPAEAAAEMASASGKCAILFGPERSGLEVVDVELSRKIITVPINPDFGSLNLAQAVILVAYELSKLDNAGTVQPTVETKKREPAPQIELDRFYEHLERALDGAGYFYPPDRAPATKVTLRNMVTKPAWTNEEVQTWRGVLSSLEKPFVKK; this is translated from the coding sequence ATGAGCAGCCGCAAACCTGTTATAATTTTGGTGAAGCCGCAGCTGGGCGAGAATATCGGCAAGGCGGCTCGTGCGATGCTCAATTTTGGCCTGACTGATATGCGAATTGTCGATCCGCGTGATGGTTGGCCCAATCCGTCCGCTGGTCCGACAGCGGCGGGTGCGGATAGTGTTTTGGAAGATGCGCAGGTTTTTGCCACGACTGCAGAGGCCGTTGCGGACTGTTCGCATGTCTATGCGACCACGGTGCGGAAGCGCGGTATGACCAAAGAAATTTTGACACCCGCAGAAGCCGCAGCAGAGATGGCTTCGGCCAGCGGAAAATGCGCTATATTGTTCGGCCCAGAACGGTCAGGCCTCGAAGTGGTTGATGTGGAACTGTCTCGCAAGATCATTACTGTACCAATCAATCCGGATTTTGGTTCCCTCAATCTTGCGCAAGCCGTCATATTGGTGGCTTACGAGCTTTCCAAGTTGGACAATGCCGGAACGGTGCAGCCTACAGTCGAGACAAAAAAACGAGAACCGGCACCTCAAATCGAGCTGGACCGCTTTTACGAGCATCTGGAGCGAGCGTTGGATGGTGCTGGCTATTTTTATCCGCCGGATCGTGCGCCAGCGACCAAGGTGACATTGCGCAATATGGTCACCAAACCGGCGTGGACCAATGAAGAGGTCCAGACATGGCGCGGTGTGCTCAGCTCTCTCGAAAAGCCATTTGTTAAAAAATGA
- the nrdR gene encoding transcriptional regulator NrdR: MRCPFCAHDDSQVKDSRPTEDGTTIRRRRQCEGCGARFTTFERIQLREITVVKSEDRRETFDRSKIDLSVSLACRKRGIAQEQMDQLVSGIQRQLETSGETEIPSKRIGEMVMEGLKGLDSVAYIRFASVYKDFTEAKDFEEFAGSVKDVGIADTGGK, from the coding sequence ATGCGTTGTCCCTTTTGTGCCCATGATGACAGTCAGGTAAAAGATAGCCGGCCGACCGAAGATGGTACGACCATCCGGCGTCGTCGGCAGTGCGAAGGCTGCGGCGCTCGCTTCACGACCTTTGAACGAATCCAGCTTCGCGAAATCACGGTAGTAAAGAGCGAGGATCGGCGCGAGACGTTCGACCGGTCCAAGATCGATTTGTCTGTGTCCCTGGCCTGCCGCAAACGCGGTATTGCCCAAGAGCAGATGGACCAGCTGGTGTCCGGCATTCAGCGGCAGTTGGAAACAAGCGGTGAAACCGAAATCCCGTCCAAACGCATCGGCGAGATGGTAATGGAAGGCCTGAAAGGTCTCGATAGCGTTGCCTATATCCGCTTCGCTTCGGTGTATAAGGATTTTACCGAGGCGAAGGATTTTGAAGAGTTTGCCGGCAGTGTGAAGGATGTTGGCATTGCTGACACCGGAGGCAAATGA
- a CDS encoding tetratricopeptide repeat protein translates to MGWLILLSFLLLLFGSLVWLGKLPRGAYELTGAALLLGVAGYAWQGNPGMAGVSIEPTEKPNSFDDSSIESRKEMGERFGSAQEWLIFSDALNRSGKHGAAANYLRNGVKEHPNNPDLWVGLGNALVVHADGIITPAAQFAFQKAADISPEHPGPPFFLGMAYAQSGKIDQARAIWTELLERSPEEAPWRKDLESRLAAMEKMQPALPMPENAPAGN, encoded by the coding sequence ATGGGCTGGCTGATACTTTTGAGTTTCCTGTTGCTGCTTTTTGGAAGTCTTGTCTGGCTCGGCAAGTTGCCACGTGGGGCCTATGAATTGACCGGAGCAGCACTGTTGCTTGGTGTGGCAGGGTACGCGTGGCAGGGTAATCCCGGCATGGCAGGCGTGTCGATAGAACCAACCGAAAAACCCAATAGTTTTGACGATAGCAGCATTGAATCCCGCAAGGAAATGGGCGAGCGTTTTGGTAGTGCGCAGGAATGGCTGATATTTTCTGATGCGCTGAATCGCAGCGGCAAACATGGCGCTGCCGCTAACTATTTGCGTAATGGTGTGAAGGAGCATCCAAACAACCCGGATCTGTGGGTCGGCTTAGGCAATGCCTTGGTTGTTCATGCGGATGGTATCATAACGCCAGCCGCGCAATTTGCATTTCAGAAAGCGGCAGATATTTCACCCGAACATCCTGGCCCGCCCTTCTTTCTGGGCATGGCTTATGCCCAGTCTGGGAAAATTGATCAGGCACGCGCAATCTGGACAGAATTGCTGGAACGCAGCCCGGAAGAGGCACCATGGCGCAAGGATCTCGAGTCGCGTTTGGCTGCTATGGAGAAAATGCAACCTGCGCTGCCCATGCCCGAAAATGCCCCCGCTGGTAACTAA
- a CDS encoding methyltransferase domain-containing protein, translated as MKNTIVSGTEGYAKQAPVLLKQYESLSFEESYAAAIDHFPQMPSKILDIGSGTGRDAAWFDERGHDVVAAEPTKEMREGAMRLHSSPTIRWLDDSLPDLVKIRKLNETFDFIMINAVWMHLDEDQRKTAIDAVARLLGQNAKLFVSLRHGPVPKSRRMFAVSAEETIKLAARHQLVPLYNKEAESIQPANKSAGVWWTKLIFENQT; from the coding sequence ATGAAAAACACCATTGTTAGCGGCACTGAAGGCTATGCCAAACAGGCTCCTGTTCTCTTGAAGCAATATGAAAGCCTTTCGTTTGAAGAGAGCTATGCCGCAGCAATCGATCACTTCCCTCAAATGCCTAGTAAAATTCTAGATATTGGCTCGGGTACCGGACGAGATGCAGCATGGTTCGATGAAAGAGGGCATGATGTCGTCGCAGCCGAACCAACCAAAGAAATGCGAGAAGGAGCAATGAGATTGCACTCCTCACCAACGATTAGATGGCTGGACGATAGCTTGCCTGATCTGGTGAAAATCAGGAAATTGAATGAAACGTTCGATTTCATAATGATCAATGCCGTGTGGATGCATCTGGACGAAGATCAGAGGAAAACAGCAATAGACGCAGTGGCCCGTCTGCTTGGTCAAAATGCCAAACTCTTTGTGTCGCTAAGACACGGCCCTGTCCCCAAGAGCAGAAGAATGTTTGCGGTTTCCGCCGAGGAGACAATTAAGTTGGCGGCGCGCCATCAGCTTGTTCCGCTTTACAACAAAGAAGCTGAATCCATTCAACCGGCCAACAAGTCAGCGGGTGTCTGGTGGACAAAACTGATATTTGAAAACCAAACTTAG
- a CDS encoding KUP/HAK/KT family potassium transporter, which produces MSESTSQPKRKRNRVIQPHGSRQEGSAVAKLAAGAIGIVFGDIGTSPLYAFRETFVGAHPLELDKLHVLGVVSLIFWSMTLVVAIQYVTILMRADNKGQGGSLAVVALLSGALRRSKFGWVAILLGVFATSLFYGDSMITPAISVLSAVEGLTVVNSGLQPMVIPIAVGLLVFLFVIQSRGTAKIGALFAPVMFVYFTVIAILGLTQIFQTPEILLALNPWYALQFFLIDGFKAFLALGSVVLAVTGSAALFADMGHFGRKPMRIAWFGFVMPALLCNYFGQGAMIIGMDEAGAAAAIQNPFFLLAPEMLRLPLVILATMATFIASQAVISGAFSVTHQAIQLGFIPRLTVKHTSASEAGQIYIPVINWTIMIAVLILVLTFQSSSSLASAYGIAVTGAMLIDTCLLAVLVFTLWKWKWWYAVPLIALFFVVDGAYFAANLTKVPQGGWFPLMVGGIAFLLLTTWAKGRKIMRENMAEAAMPIEIFTKSAKNSAARVPGTAIFMASNSVGVPSALLHNIKHNKVIHERVVVLTVNIKDVPYVEFEHRIEVRDLGDGFYRLILNYGFMQETDVPAALKKVKQCGMDFDMMTTSFFLSRQTLLPSEKPKMMIWREKIFAWMLRNAATAMEFFKLPSNRVVELGSQMEI; this is translated from the coding sequence ATGTCTGAATCGACGTCACAACCGAAACGGAAACGCAATCGCGTCATCCAGCCTCATGGTTCACGCCAAGAGGGCAGCGCCGTTGCAAAACTGGCCGCTGGTGCAATTGGTATTGTATTTGGCGACATTGGTACGAGCCCGCTTTACGCGTTTCGTGAGACATTTGTCGGCGCTCACCCATTAGAATTGGACAAGTTGCACGTTCTTGGCGTGGTCAGTCTGATTTTCTGGTCGATGACTCTGGTCGTGGCGATCCAATATGTGACCATCCTGATGCGCGCGGACAATAAAGGGCAGGGCGGCAGTCTCGCAGTGGTGGCCTTGTTGTCCGGGGCCTTGCGACGATCAAAATTCGGCTGGGTCGCGATATTGCTGGGCGTATTCGCGACCTCGTTATTCTATGGCGACAGCATGATTACGCCTGCAATCTCGGTCTTGTCCGCTGTCGAAGGTTTGACCGTTGTGAATAGCGGATTGCAGCCCATGGTTATCCCGATTGCCGTGGGCTTACTTGTCTTTCTCTTCGTAATCCAATCACGAGGAACCGCAAAAATCGGGGCTTTATTCGCACCGGTTATGTTCGTCTATTTCACCGTCATCGCGATTTTAGGACTCACACAGATATTCCAGACTCCGGAAATATTGCTGGCGCTGAACCCCTGGTATGCTCTCCAGTTTTTCCTGATCGATGGTTTCAAGGCCTTTCTGGCCTTGGGTTCAGTCGTTTTGGCCGTAACAGGCTCAGCGGCTCTATTCGCCGATATGGGGCATTTCGGGCGTAAGCCGATGCGAATTGCGTGGTTCGGCTTCGTGATGCCAGCCTTGCTGTGCAACTATTTCGGCCAAGGGGCTATGATCATCGGTATGGACGAAGCTGGTGCAGCTGCGGCAATCCAGAATCCGTTCTTCCTGCTTGCCCCCGAAATGCTGCGTTTGCCGTTGGTGATATTGGCAACGATGGCGACTTTCATTGCCAGTCAGGCCGTCATCTCGGGTGCTTTCTCGGTCACCCATCAGGCGATCCAGCTGGGTTTCATTCCGCGCCTTACGGTGAAGCACACCAGCGCGTCAGAAGCTGGCCAGATTTATATTCCGGTGATCAACTGGACGATCATGATCGCCGTTCTTATCCTTGTTCTGACTTTCCAGAGCTCAAGCAGTCTGGCGTCGGCTTATGGTATTGCCGTGACCGGTGCGATGCTAATCGATACATGCTTGCTGGCTGTACTGGTCTTTACGTTGTGGAAGTGGAAATGGTGGTATGCCGTTCCACTCATCGCCCTGTTCTTCGTGGTCGACGGTGCTTACTTTGCAGCGAACCTGACCAAGGTCCCACAAGGTGGCTGGTTCCCACTAATGGTTGGCGGCATTGCATTTCTGTTGCTCACGACCTGGGCCAAGGGGCGCAAAATTATGCGCGAAAACATGGCAGAAGCCGCCATGCCGATCGAGATTTTCACCAAGTCCGCCAAAAATAGTGCTGCCCGGGTTCCCGGAACAGCGATTTTCATGGCGTCTAACTCTGTCGGCGTACCATCCGCTTTGCTGCACAATATCAAGCATAACAAGGTTATCCACGAACGTGTCGTGGTGCTGACCGTCAACATCAAAGATGTTCCCTATGTGGAATTTGAGCACCGGATTGAGGTCAGAGATCTCGGGGATGGATTCTATCGCCTGATTCTGAACTATGGTTTCATGCAAGAAACTGATGTCCCTGCGGCTTTGAAGAAGGTCAAGCAATGCGGTATGGATTTTGACATGATGACGACCAGCTTCTTCTTGTCACGACAGACGTTGTTGCCGTCTGAAAAACCGAAAATGATGATTTGGCGAGAGAAAATTTTCGCATGGATGTTGCGCAATGCTGCTACCGCTATGGAGTTTTTCAAGCTTCCCAGTAACCGGGTTGTCGAGCTTGGCAGTCAGATGGAAATCTGA
- the glyA gene encoding serine hydroxymethyltransferase, which produces MSNVADIQDIRPTGFFDFSVDESDPAVAGAINAEMSRQQNQIELIASENIVSKAVLQAQGSVFTNKYAEGYPGRRYYQGCAPSDDVETLAIDRAKQLFNCGFANVQPHSGAQANGAVMLALTKPGDTILGMSLDAGGHLTHGAKPAQSGKWFNAVQYGVNEDDHLINYEEVEALAKEHQPKLIIAGGSAYPRQIDFAKFRAIADAVGAIFMVDMAHFAGLVAAGYHPSPLDFADVVTTTTHKTLRGPRGGLVLTNDEAIAKKINSAVFPGLQGGPLMHVIAAKAVAFGEALRPEFASYSSAVIENAKVLAARLKERGANVVAGGTDTHLALIDLSPLGITGRDADEALERAGITCNKNSIPNDPQPPMKTSGIRVGSPAGTTRGFGPAEFQMIGDMVADVLDGLREKGENGDPAVEADVRERVQVLCNRFPIYPE; this is translated from the coding sequence ATGAGTAATGTCGCAGATATACAGGATATCCGGCCAACCGGGTTTTTCGATTTCTCGGTTGATGAGAGTGACCCGGCGGTTGCCGGTGCGATCAATGCAGAGATGTCTCGCCAGCAAAATCAGATAGAACTGATCGCTTCTGAAAATATCGTGTCCAAGGCGGTATTACAGGCGCAAGGCTCTGTGTTCACCAACAAATATGCAGAAGGCTATCCTGGCCGTCGCTATTATCAGGGCTGCGCGCCTTCCGATGATGTCGAAACATTGGCAATTGATCGTGCCAAGCAGCTATTCAATTGCGGTTTCGCCAATGTGCAGCCGCATTCGGGTGCGCAGGCCAACGGTGCCGTGATGCTGGCGCTGACCAAGCCGGGTGATACTATTCTCGGCATGTCTCTGGATGCAGGCGGGCATTTGACTCACGGCGCAAAACCCGCGCAATCCGGCAAATGGTTCAACGCTGTCCAATATGGCGTCAACGAAGATGATCACCTGATCAATTATGAAGAAGTTGAGGCTCTTGCCAAGGAGCATCAACCAAAGCTGATCATCGCTGGTGGTTCTGCCTATCCGCGCCAGATTGATTTTGCCAAATTCCGTGCAATCGCAGATGCGGTTGGAGCGATCTTCATGGTAGATATGGCACATTTCGCCGGACTGGTGGCGGCTGGCTATCATCCAAGCCCTCTGGACTTTGCAGATGTGGTCACAACCACGACCCACAAAACATTGCGTGGGCCGCGCGGTGGTTTGGTGCTGACTAATGATGAAGCTATTGCAAAGAAGATCAATTCTGCGGTTTTCCCTGGCCTCCAAGGTGGGCCATTAATGCATGTCATCGCAGCTAAAGCGGTCGCTTTTGGCGAAGCGCTGCGGCCCGAATTTGCCAGCTATTCTTCGGCAGTGATCGAGAATGCGAAAGTTTTGGCCGCGCGCCTGAAAGAGCGCGGCGCAAATGTGGTTGCTGGCGGGACTGATACGCACCTCGCGCTTATTGATCTGTCGCCACTTGGTATCACCGGGCGTGATGCCGATGAAGCGCTCGAACGCGCGGGTATTACGTGCAACAAGAACAGCATTCCCAATGACCCTCAGCCACCCATGAAAACCAGCGGTATCCGTGTAGGGTCGCCAGCAGGCACTACGCGCGGCTTTGGTCCTGCGGAGTTCCAGATGATTGGCGATATGGTTGCCGATGTTCTCGACGGCTTGCGTGAGAAAGGTGAGAACGGTGACCCGGCTGTAGAAGCGGATGTCCGTGAACGCGTTCAAGTACTTTGCAACCGTTTCCCGATTTACCCAGAATAA
- the rpiB gene encoding ribose 5-phosphate isomerase B — protein MRIAIASDHAAIDMKAALVEWLTEAGHEVADLGPMTTDSVDYPDFGYKLAEAVASGSAERGVALCGSGIGISMAVNRNPACRCALVSEGLSAKLSREHNDANVIAMGARLVGIEIAKDCLNNFLNTEFGGDRHQRRVDKLSAPTTEGAA, from the coding sequence ATGCGTATTGCCATTGCATCTGACCATGCCGCCATCGACATGAAGGCCGCTTTGGTTGAATGGCTGACTGAGGCCGGGCATGAGGTGGCTGATTTGGGGCCGATGACCACGGACAGCGTCGACTATCCAGATTTTGGCTATAAGCTGGCAGAAGCGGTTGCATCGGGAAGCGCAGAACGCGGAGTTGCCCTGTGCGGTTCCGGCATTGGCATATCAATGGCAGTCAATCGCAATCCGGCTTGTCGCTGCGCTTTGGTTTCAGAAGGCCTTTCGGCCAAGCTGTCTCGCGAGCATAATGACGCGAATGTTATTGCCATGGGCGCGCGTCTGGTCGGAATCGAAATCGCAAAAGACTGCCTGAATAATTTCTTGAACACAGAATTTGGTGGAGACCGGCATCAGCGCCGCGTTGATAAACTGTCCGCACCAACGACCGAAGGAGCAGCGTGA